A window of Pectinophora gossypiella chromosome 12, ilPecGoss1.1, whole genome shotgun sequence contains these coding sequences:
- the LOC126371497 gene encoding putative transmembrane protein 183BP, translating into MPKKKGSKKNINADFTINDSANAPKPVSRVKKSVPETATPELTWEEIQDDDFDIIEEVNADGTKNFVYKKKRNHSKPEPDNIDDRPGIVYPEIVWYLISQYIKPEEVGHFARINKATYAITKRESFWRTLYKRYCQNNPKLPEKLRIENSYKLYGLRQRVIRALYHAYDVFTKKVAQQAVHDSRPHSLVKRRCVNVWYYKGPSYWSVYFKFKKSYPQQRVVTVTDFIEELGRIDANPDEDTQVLQVTCQSFYEVPPLMGMTLSSVSVVLSQGFRHHRLHLGFNTGCYSVSRDILPEYSVVLDTVVNIYVFDWWHPKYPHFDNTLPSHIRDEESLPVLKKDFFKIRDTDL; encoded by the exons ATGCCGAAGAAAAAGGGCTCCAAAAAGAATATAAATGCAG ATTTCACGATAAATGATAGCGCGAACGCGCCGAAACCTGTGAGCAGAGTCAAAAAGTCTGTTCCGGAGACTGCAACCCCAGAACTAACCTGGGAAGAAATCCAGGATGATGATTTTGACATAATTGAGGAGGTTAATGCTGATGGTACAAAAAATTTCGTGTATAAGAAAAAGAGAAACCATTCCAAGCCTGAACCAGACAATATTGACGATCGTCCTGGCATTGTCTACCCGGAAATTGTGTGGTATTTGATTTCTCAGTATATAAAACCTGAGGAAGTTGGCCATTTTGCTCGTATAAACAAGGCAACTTATGCAATAACTAAGCGAGAGTCATTTTGGAGGACATTGTATAAACGGTATTGCCAGAATAATCCGAAATTGCCCGAGAAATTAAGGATAGAGAACAGTTATAAACTGTATGGACTAAGACAGAGGGTGATTCGGGCTTTATATCACGCTTATGATGTATTTACCAAGAAAGTTGCACAGCAGGCAGTGCACGATAGTCGACCACATTCGCTGGTTAAGAGAAGGTGTGTCAACGTGTGGTATTATAAGGGACCATCATACTGGtccgtttattttaaattcaagaAGTCATATCCACAGCAGAGAGTTGTAACGGTAACAGACTTTATAGAAGAACTCGGGAGAATTGATGCAAATCCTGATGAGGATACACAAGTTTTACAA GTAACCTGTCAAAGCTTCTACGAAGTGCCTCCTCTGATGGGTATGACATTATCATCAGTGAGTGTGGTCTTGTCACAGGGATTCCGTCACCACCGTCTGCACTTGGGTTTTAACACGGGCTGCTACAGCGTCTCCAGAGATATCCTGCCAGAGTATTCTGTCGTATTAGACACCGTTGTCAACATATACGTGTTTGATTGGTGGCACCCGAAGTACCCACATTTTGATAACACTCTCCCTTCCCACATCAGGGACGAAGAGTCACTCCCAGTCCTAAAAAAAGACTTTTTTAAGATCCGTGATACGGATTTGTAA